A genomic window from Aquipuribacter nitratireducens includes:
- the miaA gene encoding tRNA (adenosine(37)-N6)-dimethylallyltransferase MiaA, which translates to MTPGPVLAVVGATATGKSDVAVALCEALDGEAVNADSMQVYVGMDVGTAKLTGVERRGVPHHLLDLWPVTRPAAVAEYQRLARTAFADVRARGRVPVLVGGSGLYVRAALDDLRFPGTDPAVRARLQAEADEAGALAMHERLRVVDPAAAAAILPGNVRRTVRALEVVELTGRPFSASLPAPGAASRAVPAVVVGLRRDRGDVDRRIAARVDRMWEQGLVAEVEHLRGLGLEDGPTASRAVGYAQVLDLLAGRLDEAEARARTVSATRRLVRRQESWFGADPDVAWVDVGEGDTVEDLLARVRPEVERRLQGMMGR; encoded by the coding sequence GTGACCCCCGGTCCGGTGCTCGCCGTCGTCGGGGCCACCGCCACGGGCAAGTCGGACGTCGCCGTCGCGCTCTGCGAGGCCCTCGACGGGGAGGCGGTCAACGCCGACTCCATGCAGGTGTACGTCGGCATGGACGTCGGCACCGCGAAGCTGACCGGGGTGGAGCGCCGGGGCGTCCCGCACCACCTCCTCGACCTGTGGCCGGTCACCCGGCCCGCAGCCGTCGCCGAGTACCAGCGGCTCGCACGGACCGCCTTCGCCGACGTCCGCGCGCGCGGGCGCGTGCCGGTCCTCGTCGGCGGGTCCGGGCTCTACGTGCGCGCCGCGCTCGACGACCTCCGCTTCCCCGGGACGGACCCAGCCGTGCGTGCCCGGCTGCAGGCCGAGGCCGACGAGGCGGGTGCGCTCGCCATGCACGAGCGGCTGCGGGTCGTCGACCCGGCGGCGGCCGCCGCCATCCTCCCCGGCAACGTCCGGCGGACCGTGCGCGCCCTCGAGGTGGTCGAGCTCACGGGTCGCCCGTTCAGCGCCTCGCTGCCGGCGCCCGGGGCGGCCTCACGTGCCGTGCCCGCCGTCGTGGTGGGTCTGCGCCGGGACCGGGGCGACGTCGACCGGCGCATCGCCGCCCGCGTCGACCGGATGTGGGAGCAGGGGCTCGTCGCGGAGGTCGAGCACCTGCGGGGGCTGGGTCTGGAGGACGGGCCGACCGCCTCCCGTGCGGTCGGCTACGCCCAGGTGCTCGACCTGCTCGCGGGGCGCCTCGACGAGGCGGAGGCCCGGGCCCGCACGGTGTCGGCGACCCGGCGCCTGGTCCGGCGCCAGGAGTCGTGGTTCGGCGCCGACCCGGATGTCGCGTGGGTCGACGTCGGCGAGGGCGACACCGTCGAGGACCTCCTCGCGCGGGTCCGCCCCGAGGTCGAGCGCCGGCTGCAGGGGATGATGGGCCGGTGA